In the genome of Candida dubliniensis CD36 chromosome 3, complete sequence, the window CTTAATTTCCTGCAACTGCGGCACCAACTGCTTCACCTGTGACTTGTCCATATCCTTGCGGCACAAACACACCCCTCGAATATACTCCACCGAACAATCATAAAATTTGGGAAGTACCTCATGCTGCCACACATCTTTTACATTTTCAACCTCACACTCCCCCAACACCAGCAACAACTCAATGGCATTGAGCGACGCAAAAAAGTACTCCCCATCCTTCCTCGTAAATAACGGGTCAAGTCCACTAAAGAAAACCTCAATATCCCTGGTAATCCCCTCACTAAATGACTTGTACTTCTTTGTCGCCTTCGGATCAATCTTCTTGCCGTCACCGTGCAATACATTCTCATAACCAATCCTAATATACGTCGGAATAAAATTgtccaaaaaaataacaaacaacaactggTAAACCGGGTACACACAGTACTGTCTCATCTCTCCCATATACTCACTAATCGTCTCTACCACAAGCTCAGCAATGGTAGGCTCGCCCGTCTGCGAGTGTCCATCTTCATACCATTTCTTCGTAAACAACTTGCACAACGCCGGCGTAAGGTCGTTCATAATAATGTCAGTAATGGCACTCAAAACTTCCGATATCAACGCATTCGAACTCTCAGATGCAACATCAAACGCCTTCCCAATCCGTGCATGGTAATTCGTATGCACCTTCTCTTTATACCCGGGGGCAAACTTATCGTTCATTATATCATCACTAATATCCAACGAGTTTGCCAACGCCGCCAAGTACTCAATCAACCCTTCTCTCGAAAGCTTGCTCTGCTCTTCTGGCGACAAGTTATCAAGATCCACCACCGGCGGTTTCTTTCTAAACAATCGCTTGGCCTTGCTCTCCTTAATCAAGTACTTTTCATTGTTAAACACCGACATGTACCGGTCCATCTCATCTTCGACCACCTCCCGAAAATTGGCAATACGCTTGACATAGCACTCACTCCAACTCTCAATAACCTCAACCAATATCCGTGAATACTTTGACTCTGCAGCAACATCCGCCTGCTCCTTAAGCATCGTCAACGCAATCTTAAAATCCGGCATAACATACACATTAAGCTCAATTGTGAGTTGCACCTCATTCTTATTTGCATCTAAATCCTCAATGGTCAGCTCGATAGGGTAGATATCTGGCGCATTCGGCCTCTCTGTAAAAGTTTTCGTCTCTTGCctaatcaaattatcattCCACTCCCTCATTTTCGTGGTGATATTCTTCAAGTAATCGTCCAACACATTCCCTTTAAGCTCTTCTCCAATAATCGACTTCTGCTTAACCCCAAACTCAGAAACAAAACTCCCATACCTCGAATCATACAGCAAGATCTTGAGCAAGTCTTCAGCCGGTGGGTCAGCACTAATAAGGTCCATCGTAAAATCATGCAACCGATTATAATACACATCCTGAATAAACCCACTCACGCCCCAATTGCCAGGAAACAACTTATCCAACGTGGTATACACAAACCGCATCTCATCCTCTAACCAGTACAACCCATCATACACAAGGATCTTGTCATTCCCATAATACTCAACACACGAATCAAATATCTCATGAAGGTGCGCCCGCAACTtgtcaaagaaaaacttCTTATAGTTTCTGCACCTCCCACGAAACGTCTTGTAGTTTACCGTCTTTGGATCACTCTCAACCATATCCAAACTCTTCATCAACGACACCTTTAAATCCTCATTTTCCTCCCACGTAACCGCAGCAATAATCTTGAAAAAACACTCAAAATTCCCTTCCTTAGTAACCTCCGTCAAACTCTGCACCCCTTCATTAAGCAACTCGTCAAACAACTTGATCGTCTTCTTAATTGGAGAAACAACCTTATACACAATCGACTGCAAATCATCCGACAAACTCGTCGAGTACACCTCCAAATAATCCACAAAGTTCCTGGCCTGAGTATACGCATGGTGGATTCGAACAAAATTCGGTAAGGGATACGTTAAATCATTCTGCAACTCTTCCAACTCCCCTTGAATCATCTCATTCAACTTATTAAGAAAACTCTTGAACCCAGAAATATCCTCATACAAACTCCCCACTTGGTGTAAAAACTGATTCACCATCGTCATCTTCTTGATCGTGTCATACTCCCTAACTTCTCCAATCGTACGATCATGTACTTGCTGAACCTCCCCAATTCCCCCTTTAATCGAATCAAGTCTCTCCATAGTGTTGTTCAAGTTCGCTAAATTCTTCATAATCGAATCGATCTGCACCTGTGTCGTCGACGACAACTTCACATCAACTGACGACTTTTCCTTAAGAAACTGCTGCCGAATACTGCCTATCTTGGCCAAATCATCTTCCAATTTAATCAACTCACTGATTTTTGACAATGTAGAGTCGCTCATGATTACTTGTAGAGTAAACTGtgttgtcttttttttttcggtcgtgtatttttttttttttctctcctATATACTCAATGTTGACCACCTTTTTTCGAATACCTTCTCCCTTGATACTGGTACGGATTCCCCATCATCATATTTGGGTTACCAAACTGTGCGGGCGGTGGCACAAACCCTTGTGGAGGGTAAAACGTAGGATCACCATAAAATACCGGCATCTGTGGCACAAACTGTTGCTGGTACATCATTgcatattgttgttgttgttgttgttgttgttgttgctgctgttgttgttgctgttgcatCTGTACCACCATAGCTGCAGCTGCAGCtgcttgttgttgctggGGCGACATCGCAAACTTGTTAACATACGGTATAGGACCCGGCGCCACCATCGGACTAGGAACAAACTGTGACGGTGCAACTGCCCGTGCACTAAACAACTTGTCGTGACTAACATCAACTGTAGACGTCCATGTAGGCGGGGTCTGGAACGACTTTTCGTATACTACCGGGCCGTCCTTGTGTTTTCTCCGGGTGGTAACAAACATATTAAACCCAAACTTAAACTCGCCCACTTTCTTGATCTGGCCCTCCTTGGTTGGCACTCTACCTATCCCACCAAAGAAATCTGCAGCAGAAATTTGATAGTGTTTCTTGACATTCCCATTCGAATATGGTCGGGGGGATTTCTTAAAACTTGGTGGCGAAGTAATTGTTGCGTGTTTCGACGATGGCGTAAACACCGCAGCTTTTGGATTCAACTTATACGTCTTTGGctctttctttatttgctgctgctgctgttgctgctgctgctt includes:
- a CDS encoding exocyst complex component, putative (Similar to S. cerevisiae SEC6) — encoded protein: MSDSTLSKISELIKLEDDLAKIGSIRQQFLKEKSSVDVKLSSTTQVQIDSIMKNLANLNNTMERLDSIKGGIGEVQQVHDRTIGEVREYDTIKKMTMVNQFLHQVGSLYEDISGFKSFLNKLNEMIQGELEELQNDLTYPLPNFVRIHHAYTQARNFVDYLEVYSTSLSDDLQSIVYKVVSPIKKTIKLFDELLNEGVQSLTEVTKEGNFECFFKIIAAVTWEENEDLKVSLMKSLDMVESDPKTVNYKTFRGRCRNYKKFFFDKLRAHLHEIFDSCVEYYGNDKILVYDGLYWLEDEMRFVYTTLDKLFPGNWGVSGFIQDVYYNRLHDFTMDLISADPPAEDLLKILSYDSRYGSFVSEFGVKQKSIIGEELKGNVLDDYLKNITTKMREWNDNLIRQETKTFTERPNAPDIYPIESTIEDLDANKNEVQLTIELNVYVMPDFKIALTMLKEQADVAAESKYSRILVEVIESWSECYVKRIANFREVVEDEMDRYMSVFNNEKYLIKESKAKRLFRKKPPVVDLDNLSPEEQSKLSREGLIEYLAALANSLDISDDIMNDKFAPGYKEKVHTNYHARIGKAFDVASESSNALISEVLSAITDIIMNDLTPALCKLFTKKWYEDGHSQTGEPTIAELVVETISEYMGEMRQYCVYPVYQLLFVIFLDNFIPTYIRIGYENVLHGDGKKIDPKATKKYKSFSEGITRDIEVFFSGLDPLFTRKDGEYFFASLNAIELLSVLGECEVENVKDVWQHEVLPKFYDCSVEYIRGVCLCRKDMDKSQVKQLVPQLQEIKDQYHQEVQPPDVPIFTLNDFEFQD